From Pseudomonas putida, one genomic window encodes:
- a CDS encoding GspE/PulE family protein, with product MLPYRLARQAGLAMAPTEAGWQLWLRRDADSNQLQELLRVHGQPVALHYLEAAAFDERLGQLYQAGDAATEALIEGIGEQVDLDSLMSEMPRIEDLLESDDEAPVIRLINGLFGQALRLRASDIHIETFEQSLVVRLRVDGHLREVLRPPRALSAMLVSRIKVMARLDIAEKRQPQDGRITLRAAGREVDVRVSTLPGIHGERVVMRVLDKQASLLALDNLGMPPAVLRGLRSCLTRPNGIVLSTGPTGSGKTTTLYASLNSLNDGSRNILTVEDPVEYAIAGIGQTAINPRAGLTFASGLRAILRQDPDVIMLGEIRDQETAQIAVQASLTGHLVLSTLHTNSAVGAVTRLRDMGVEPFLIASCLRGVLAQRLVRRLCHCAVAQPLQPAERALWPELAALGSSYHAVGCEQCQGTGYIGRLGLYEFIELDAGLIGLLYDGASELAMQDYLAERRQSLVAMASDCLARGETSLAEVLRVVQG from the coding sequence ATGTTGCCCTATCGCCTTGCGCGTCAGGCCGGGCTGGCCATGGCCCCGACCGAGGCTGGCTGGCAGTTGTGGCTGCGCCGCGATGCCGACAGTAACCAGCTGCAGGAGCTGCTGCGTGTGCACGGCCAGCCCGTGGCCCTGCACTACCTGGAAGCTGCGGCGTTCGACGAACGCCTCGGCCAGTTGTATCAGGCCGGGGATGCCGCCACCGAAGCACTGATCGAAGGCATCGGCGAACAGGTCGACCTGGACAGCCTGATGAGCGAAATGCCGCGCATCGAGGACCTGCTCGAAAGCGATGATGAAGCGCCGGTGATCCGCCTGATCAACGGCCTGTTCGGCCAGGCCCTGCGCCTGCGCGCTTCGGACATCCATATCGAGACCTTCGAGCAGAGCCTGGTGGTGCGTCTGCGTGTCGACGGCCACCTGCGCGAGGTGTTGCGCCCGCCGCGCGCGCTGTCGGCCATGCTGGTGTCGCGGATCAAGGTCATGGCGCGCCTGGACATCGCCGAGAAACGCCAGCCCCAGGACGGCCGTATCACCTTGCGCGCCGCCGGGCGTGAGGTGGACGTGCGCGTCTCGACCTTGCCCGGCATCCACGGTGAGCGCGTGGTCATGCGTGTGCTCGACAAACAGGCCAGTTTGCTGGCGTTGGACAACCTGGGCATGCCCCCGGCAGTACTGCGCGGCCTGCGCAGCTGCCTGACAAGGCCAAACGGCATTGTGCTGTCTACCGGGCCGACCGGGTCGGGCAAGACCACTACCCTGTACGCCAGCCTCAACAGCCTCAATGACGGCAGCCGCAATATCCTCACCGTGGAGGACCCGGTGGAATACGCCATCGCCGGCATCGGCCAGACGGCCATCAACCCGCGCGCCGGGCTGACCTTTGCCAGCGGCCTGCGTGCCATCCTGCGCCAGGACCCGGATGTGATCATGCTCGGCGAAATCCGCGACCAGGAAACTGCGCAGATCGCCGTGCAGGCGAGCCTCACCGGCCACCTGGTCCTGTCGACGTTGCACACCAACAGCGCAGTGGGCGCGGTCACCCGCTTGCGCGACATGGGCGTCGAGCCGTTCCTGATCGCATCGTGCCTGCGCGGTGTACTGGCCCAGCGCCTGGTGCGGCGGTTGTGCCATTGCGCCGTGGCGCAGCCCCTGCAGCCGGCCGAACGTGCGCTGTGGCCTGAGCTGGCGGCGCTGGGCAGCAGTTACCACGCGGTGGGCTGCGAGCAGTGCCAGGGCACTGGCTATATCGGCCGTTTGGGCCTGTACGAATTCATCGAACTGGACGCCGGTCTCATCGGCCTGCTGTATGACGGCGCCAGTGAACTGGCCATGCAGGACTACCTGGCCGAGCGCCGCCAGAGCCTGGTAGCGATGGCCAGTGACTGCCTGGCCCGCGGCGAGACCAGCCTGGCCGAAGTACTGCGCGTGGTGCAGGGCTGA
- the tatA gene encoding twin-arginine translocase TatA/TatE family subunit: protein MGGIGIWQLVIVLLIVFLLFGTKRLKGLGSDVGEAIQGFRKSMGGDSDASTAATPQQVQQEPLTRSPAPQPHADRQA from the coding sequence ATGGGTGGCATCGGAATCTGGCAACTGGTGATCGTACTGCTGATCGTGTTTCTGCTGTTTGGCACCAAGCGCCTCAAGGGCCTGGGCAGTGATGTTGGCGAAGCGATCCAGGGCTTTCGCAAGTCCATGGGCGGTGACAGCGATGCCAGCACCGCAGCCACACCGCAGCAGGTACAACAGGAGCCACTGACCCGTTCGCCGGCCCCACAACCGCACGCGGATCGGCAGGCCTGA
- a CDS encoding PhoX family protein: MSRETGDNLDRNHSGNLPMASVMDAYLSRRSVMRGSLGAAIAMIAGTGLTGCFDSGDSDNDDPATEPPVTEPEVPKLALGFQSIAGSRTDACVVAAGYSAYVLAPWGTPINSNGNPWKSDGSNTSSDQANAMGMHHDGMHFFPINGSSEDGLLAINFEYIDAAALHPNGPTTDASGNRPAEEVRKEINAHGAGVVRLQKLNGRWQVVDNDPLNRRFTTASRMEITGPMRGTDHVKTKYSADGTHCRGTNNNCGNGYTPWGTYLTCEENWPGIFVNKDTRPEDQRRIGVGTSSGQYKWETAAGDSTEQSDEFARFDVTIKGASATDDYRNEASTYGYIVEIDPYNSSTLATKRTALGRFRHEGCCPGLAVAGKPLVWYMGDDSNNEYLYKFVSSALWDAADATPADRLATGAKYMDQGNLYVARFNADGTGEWILLDVATATTGGSTLGALYGDLAGIILNTRGAGDAVGATPMDRPEWTAVHPLNGDVYLTLTNNSARTPDKVDAANPRGPNRHGHIIRWHDSDDHLSFTWDIFVFGANAAGTADINRSGLTELNQFASPDGMSFDSRGVLWFETDNGESTVTDYTNDQVLAVIPTDLVDATGKQIPVNAQNQVDLRRFFVGPNGCEVTGIAFSPDNKSMFVNIQHPQNWPYTDKATDVTPAGTTVRPRASTVVIQRDDGGEIGTA, from the coding sequence ATGAGTCGAGAAACCGGCGACAACCTGGACCGCAACCACAGTGGCAACCTGCCGATGGCCAGCGTCATGGACGCCTACCTAAGCCGTCGCAGCGTGATGCGTGGCAGCCTGGGTGCCGCTATCGCCATGATTGCCGGTACCGGCCTGACCGGCTGCTTCGACAGTGGCGATTCCGACAACGATGACCCGGCAACCGAGCCGCCGGTTACCGAACCTGAAGTACCGAAACTGGCACTGGGCTTCCAGTCCATCGCGGGCTCACGCACCGATGCCTGTGTCGTCGCCGCAGGCTACAGCGCCTACGTGCTGGCACCATGGGGCACGCCGATCAACAGCAACGGCAACCCGTGGAAGTCGGACGGCAGCAATACCTCCAGCGACCAGGCCAACGCCATGGGCATGCACCATGACGGCATGCATTTCTTCCCTATCAATGGCAGCTCCGAAGACGGCCTGCTGGCGATCAACTTCGAATACATCGATGCCGCCGCCCTGCACCCCAACGGCCCGACCACCGACGCCAGCGGCAATCGCCCGGCCGAAGAAGTGCGCAAGGAAATCAACGCCCACGGTGCTGGCGTGGTGCGCCTGCAGAAGCTCAACGGGCGCTGGCAGGTGGTCGACAACGATCCGCTCAACCGCCGCTTCACGACCGCCTCACGCATGGAAATCACCGGCCCCATGCGCGGCACCGACCACGTCAAGACCAAGTACTCGGCTGACGGTACCCACTGCCGCGGCACCAACAACAACTGCGGCAACGGCTACACCCCGTGGGGCACTTACCTGACCTGCGAAGAGAACTGGCCTGGCATCTTCGTCAACAAAGACACTCGCCCGGAAGACCAGCGACGCATCGGCGTCGGCACCTCCAGCGGCCAGTACAAGTGGGAGACCGCTGCCGGTGACAGCACCGAACAAAGCGATGAGTTCGCCCGCTTCGACGTGACCATCAAAGGGGCCAGCGCCACCGACGACTACCGCAACGAAGCCAGCACCTATGGCTACATCGTCGAGATCGATCCGTACAACAGCAGCACCTTGGCCACCAAGCGTACCGCGCTCGGCCGCTTCCGCCACGAGGGCTGCTGCCCGGGCCTGGCGGTGGCCGGTAAACCGCTGGTCTGGTACATGGGCGACGACTCCAACAACGAGTACCTGTACAAGTTCGTCTCCAGCGCGCTGTGGGATGCCGCCGACGCAACCCCGGCCGACCGCCTGGCCACCGGCGCCAAGTACATGGACCAGGGCAACCTCTACGTGGCCCGCTTCAATGCAGACGGCACAGGCGAGTGGATTCTGCTCGACGTGGCCACCGCTACCACTGGCGGCAGCACTCTCGGGGCGCTGTACGGTGACCTGGCAGGCATCATCCTCAACACCCGCGGCGCGGGCGATGCAGTGGGTGCAACGCCGATGGACCGCCCGGAATGGACAGCGGTCCACCCGCTCAATGGCGATGTCTACCTGACGCTGACCAACAACAGCGCGCGCACTCCGGACAAAGTCGATGCGGCCAACCCGCGTGGCCCGAACCGCCACGGCCACATCATCCGCTGGCACGACAGCGACGATCACCTGAGCTTCACCTGGGACATCTTCGTGTTCGGCGCCAACGCTGCCGGTACCGCCGATATCAACCGCTCGGGCCTGACCGAGCTCAACCAGTTCGCCAGCCCTGACGGCATGAGCTTCGATAGCCGTGGCGTGTTGTGGTTCGAGACGGACAACGGCGAGAGCACCGTCACCGATTACACCAATGATCAGGTGCTGGCGGTGATCCCTACCGACCTGGTGGATGCCACTGGCAAACAGATACCGGTCAATGCCCAGAACCAGGTGGACTTGCGCCGCTTCTTCGTCGGGCCTAACGGCTGCGAGGTGACCGGCATTGCCTTCAGCCCGGACAACAAGTCGATGTTCGTCAACATCCAGCACCCGCAGAACTGGCCTTACACCGACAAGGCCACCGATGTGACCCCGGCGGGGACCACGGTACGGCCGAGAGCTTCGACCGTGGTGATCCAGCGTGATGATGGCGGGGAAATCGGGACTGCCTGA
- a CDS encoding lipoprotein UxpA, which produces MASSVYRREMIRWMGVGALAPLLGACSAFPGQRGGNASLDLLYVADTLDARQPGRPVVPATRLGPVSHLGRAPWMTGASASAAHPELAPLLDASQAASVQLGGYAVLAALLEQLRAEAGPGNSLTLENGQGWNGSGLAYLTQGESGVQGSQLLGSEARVSSDERVLWPQRSAALYHQSSAMTLAAGIADDQRKTLGLEPLHVFERGGARIAVVGVTDPYAQDQKASLKQWYQSLLPTFEQARREADLVVALADVGTGPGLWLAERVAQIDVLLCARGQDLWPTPVQATQASGRRIPVLFAGCRGSGAFRLRCQQVAGQWQFDGRFVPAVAQQLSPAAQLRASQLQAELRQQRAGHAAWLDQPLALAPQALWRRDTRGGSWDALLHQALADDSSMPVLLPGLRYDYPLAAGEAITREHLISLTGGYPAPVVEAPARQVEQVLENAAEQLFGDPLLLDNSQDLPRWQSQAWGVSYSPQGKRITGLEPVQGLCRTFGLQFEQQAGEPLWQRVEAWLGRQRPGWQLAALQVPQVRYVQGHPGWHPRQLVS; this is translated from the coding sequence ATGGCAAGCAGTGTGTACAGGCGCGAAATGATCAGATGGATGGGTGTCGGTGCCCTGGCACCGTTGCTCGGTGCCTGTTCTGCATTCCCGGGCCAGCGCGGCGGCAATGCCAGCCTGGACCTGTTGTACGTCGCCGACACTCTCGATGCGCGCCAGCCCGGCCGGCCCGTGGTGCCGGCAACGCGCCTGGGCCCGGTCAGCCACCTGGGCCGGGCACCGTGGATGACCGGCGCCAGCGCCAGCGCGGCTCACCCTGAGCTCGCGCCTTTGCTCGATGCCAGCCAGGCGGCCAGCGTGCAACTGGGTGGCTATGCCGTGCTCGCGGCCCTGTTGGAACAACTGCGCGCCGAGGCGGGGCCGGGCAATAGCCTGACCCTCGAGAATGGCCAGGGCTGGAACGGAAGTGGCCTGGCCTATCTGACCCAGGGCGAGAGCGGTGTGCAGGGTAGCCAACTCTTGGGTAGCGAAGCCCGTGTGAGCAGTGATGAACGCGTGCTCTGGCCACAGCGCAGTGCCGCGCTTTACCACCAGTCTTCGGCGATGACGCTTGCTGCAGGCATTGCCGATGATCAACGTAAAACCTTGGGCCTGGAGCCTTTGCACGTCTTCGAGCGCGGCGGTGCACGCATCGCCGTGGTGGGCGTCACCGACCCATACGCCCAGGACCAGAAAGCCTCGCTCAAGCAGTGGTACCAATCGCTGCTGCCGACCTTCGAGCAGGCCCGCCGCGAAGCGGACCTGGTGGTGGCGCTGGCGGATGTCGGCACCGGCCCAGGCCTGTGGCTGGCCGAGCGCGTGGCGCAGATCGATGTGCTGCTCTGCGCGCGGGGCCAGGACCTGTGGCCCACACCGGTACAGGCGACCCAGGCCAGTGGCCGGCGCATACCGGTGTTATTTGCCGGTTGCCGGGGCAGCGGTGCATTCCGCCTGCGTTGCCAACAGGTCGCTGGGCAATGGCAGTTCGATGGGCGTTTTGTTCCGGCAGTGGCCCAGCAACTCTCACCCGCAGCGCAGTTGCGCGCCAGCCAGTTGCAGGCCGAGTTGCGTCAGCAGCGTGCAGGCCATGCAGCGTGGCTCGACCAGCCGCTTGCGCTTGCGCCCCAGGCGCTGTGGCGTCGCGACACGCGTGGCGGCAGTTGGGACGCGTTGCTGCACCAGGCCCTGGCCGATGACAGCAGTATGCCGGTGCTGTTGCCGGGCCTTCGCTATGACTACCCATTGGCCGCTGGCGAGGCCATCACGCGCGAGCACCTGATCAGCCTCACCGGTGGCTACCCGGCACCGGTGGTCGAGGCGCCGGCCCGGCAGGTCGAGCAGGTGCTGGAAAACGCGGCCGAGCAACTGTTCGGTGACCCTTTGCTGCTGGACAACAGTCAGGACCTGCCACGCTGGCAGAGCCAGGCCTGGGGGGTGAGCTACAGCCCACAAGGCAAACGCATTACTGGCCTGGAGCCGGTGCAGGGCCTGTGCCGCACCTTTGGCCTGCAATTCGAGCAGCAGGCGGGTGAGCCGTTGTGGCAGCGGGTCGAGGCCTGGCTCGGGCGACAGCGGCCGGGTTGGCAACTGGCGGCCTTGCAGGTACCGCAGGTGCGCTACGTGCAAGGCCACCCAGGCTGGCACCCACGGCAGCTGGTGTCATGA
- the gspD gene encoding type II secretion system secretin GspD → MRVKYCVAAALALALSAAWAEEPETFDDNGTPLYEVNFVDTELGEFIDSVSRITGTTFIVDPRVKGKVTVRTVDRHDADAIYDIFLAQLRAQGYAAVDLPNGSVKIVPDQAARLEPVPVEAAGKPSEGSDGVATRVFNVRNAASEQMLGILKPLIDPRVGVITPYPAANLLVVTDWRSNLERIDSLLRELDQVSDEPLKVMPLRHASAADTAQLLTRLLAREQGADSTQVVADPRSNALLVRGSTDRVRALLGQLDQPSENRHSSNTQVIYLRHANAGEVVKVLRGLSQEGVVPSEGTGEGEAKDQPVMAAASDSGIRLEYEEGTNAVVMVGPDSELAAYRSIVEQLDIRRAQVVVEAIIAEVSDSRAQELGVQWLFADEKFGAGIVNFGSNGVNIANIAGAAASGDNEALGDLLSATTGVTAGIGHFGGGFNFAMLINALKGKSGFNLLSTPTLLTLDNAEASILVGQEVPFVTGSVTQNNANPYQTIERKEVGVKLRIKPQINIDNSVRLDIVQEVSSIADSSAASDVITNKREIKTKVMVEDNGLVILGGLISDELSTSDQRVPFLGDIPGLGRLFRSEASKNTKQNLMVFIRPRILRDGPSLAGLSEDKYRTLQQTTPLKLPGLAQDGQLLRVFPASRARLDGGDW, encoded by the coding sequence ATGCGGGTGAAATATTGCGTGGCCGCTGCCTTGGCCCTGGCCCTGTCTGCGGCCTGGGCAGAGGAACCGGAAACCTTCGATGACAACGGCACACCGCTTTACGAGGTGAACTTCGTCGACACCGAGCTGGGCGAGTTCATCGACAGCGTGTCGCGCATCACCGGCACCACCTTCATCGTCGACCCGCGGGTCAAAGGCAAGGTCACGGTGCGTACCGTCGACCGCCACGATGCCGATGCCATCTACGATATCTTTCTTGCCCAGCTGCGTGCCCAAGGCTATGCCGCGGTCGATCTGCCCAATGGCAGCGTGAAAATCGTCCCCGACCAGGCCGCGCGCCTTGAGCCGGTGCCGGTGGAGGCCGCCGGCAAGCCCAGCGAAGGCAGCGATGGCGTGGCCACCCGCGTATTCAATGTGCGTAACGCCGCCAGCGAGCAGATGCTCGGTATTCTCAAACCGCTGATCGACCCCCGTGTCGGTGTGATCACTCCTTACCCTGCGGCAAACCTGCTGGTGGTCACTGATTGGCGCAGCAACCTCGAACGCATCGACAGCCTGTTGCGCGAGCTGGATCAGGTCAGTGACGAACCCCTGAAGGTCATGCCGCTGCGCCATGCCAGCGCCGCCGATACCGCCCAGTTGCTGACCCGCCTGTTGGCCCGCGAGCAGGGCGCAGATAGCACCCAGGTGGTGGCTGACCCGCGCAGCAATGCCTTGCTGGTACGTGGCAGCACCGACCGTGTGCGAGCCTTGTTGGGCCAGCTCGATCAGCCCAGTGAAAACCGGCACAGCAGCAACACCCAGGTGATCTACCTGCGCCATGCCAATGCTGGCGAGGTGGTGAAGGTGCTGCGCGGGTTGAGCCAGGAAGGCGTCGTGCCTAGCGAGGGAACAGGCGAGGGCGAGGCCAAGGACCAGCCGGTGATGGCCGCCGCCAGCGACTCGGGCATACGCCTGGAGTACGAGGAGGGCACCAATGCCGTTGTCATGGTCGGCCCCGACAGCGAACTGGCCGCCTATCGCTCCATCGTCGAGCAGTTGGACATTCGCCGCGCCCAGGTAGTGGTCGAAGCAATCATCGCCGAAGTGTCCGACAGCCGCGCCCAGGAGCTTGGCGTGCAGTGGCTGTTCGCCGACGAAAAGTTCGGCGCTGGCATCGTCAACTTCGGCAGCAACGGGGTGAACATCGCCAACATCGCGGGCGCCGCCGCCAGTGGCGACAACGAAGCGCTGGGCGACCTGCTGTCGGCCACCACAGGCGTGACGGCCGGTATCGGCCACTTCGGCGGTGGCTTCAACTTCGCCATGCTGATCAACGCACTGAAGGGCAAGAGCGGCTTCAACCTGTTGTCCACGCCAACCCTGCTGACCCTGGACAACGCCGAAGCATCGATCCTGGTCGGCCAGGAAGTGCCCTTCGTCACCGGCTCCGTGACGCAGAACAACGCCAACCCCTACCAGACCATCGAGCGCAAGGAAGTAGGGGTGAAGCTGCGCATAAAACCGCAGATCAATATCGATAACAGCGTACGCCTGGATATCGTTCAGGAAGTTTCATCGATCGCCGACTCCAGCGCCGCCAGCGACGTGATCACCAACAAGCGCGAGATCAAGACCAAGGTCATGGTCGAGGACAACGGCCTGGTGATCCTTGGCGGGCTGATCAGCGATGAGCTGAGCACCAGCGATCAACGTGTACCGTTTCTCGGTGATATTCCAGGGCTGGGCCGGCTGTTCCGGTCCGAGGCCAGCAAGAACACCAAGCAGAATCTGATGGTTTTCATCCGCCCGCGGATCCTGCGTGACGGGCCCAGCCTGGCGGGTTTGAGCGAAGACAAGTACCGCACCCTGCAGCAGACCACGCCGCTCAAGCTGCCAGGGCTTGCGCAGGACGGCCAGCTGCTGCGGGTGTTCCCCGCCAGCCGCGCACGCCTGGACGGGGGTGACTGGTGA
- a CDS encoding pilus assembly protein PilZ, with protein sequence MTLAARLMTGSLLTLAGWLAAQCVLQLARQPQPASAPVTLDAPLPGLLVGHWQAPGDDGSIALTRLPLQYLGGLKAQPLSASVVVLRYGQQVRTLGRGQRLAPGIVLQDIDADGLIFDNQGRRERLPWPPRPVVTGFKRQG encoded by the coding sequence ATGACACTCGCCGCTCGCCTGATGACCGGCAGCCTGCTCACGCTGGCCGGGTGGCTTGCCGCCCAATGCGTGCTGCAACTGGCGCGCCAGCCGCAACCGGCCAGCGCCCCGGTCACCCTCGACGCGCCGCTGCCGGGGTTGCTGGTCGGCCATTGGCAGGCCCCAGGCGACGATGGCTCGATTGCGCTCACCCGCTTGCCATTGCAGTACCTCGGCGGCCTCAAGGCACAGCCGTTGTCGGCCAGCGTCGTGGTGCTGCGCTATGGCCAGCAGGTGCGTACCTTGGGCCGTGGCCAGCGCCTGGCACCAGGGATCGTATTGCAGGACATCGACGCCGATGGCCTGATTTTCGACAACCAGGGGCGGCGCGAACGCTTGCCCTGGCCGCCACGCCCCGTCGTGACCGGCTTCAAGCGGCAAGGATGA
- the tatB gene encoding Sec-independent protein translocase protein TatB, with amino-acid sequence MFEVGFSEMLLVGIVALLVLGPERLPVAARTLGRGLGQARRAMRGLRAQMEREIDMPDLDSAPLQRLEQQLRQGISLKAEPAPDAAPVTVIRETTS; translated from the coding sequence ATGTTCGAGGTAGGCTTCAGCGAGATGCTGCTGGTAGGCATCGTCGCGCTGCTGGTGCTTGGCCCGGAACGCTTGCCCGTCGCCGCGCGTACGCTGGGCCGTGGCCTGGGCCAGGCGCGCCGGGCAATGCGCGGGCTGCGCGCGCAGATGGAACGGGAAATCGACATGCCCGACCTCGACAGCGCGCCACTGCAGCGCCTCGAGCAGCAACTGCGCCAGGGCATCAGCCTGAAGGCGGAACCGGCGCCTGACGCTGCACCCGTTACCGTCATTCGGGAGACCACCTCATGA
- the tatC gene encoding twin-arginine translocase subunit TatC — translation MSIALDPAAHMPLTGHLRELRKRLVRCLLLVAVVFAGLFPFAQQLYTLISEPLRRFLPEGASMIATSVTSPFLTPFKLTAMCALFLAMPLLLHQAWGFLAPGLYRRERRIALPLLVSSIVLFYAGMAFAFYLVFPMMFGFFASVTPDGVAMMTDISQYLDFIMALFLAFGLAFEIPVATFIVVWVGLADVATLRRSRPYVIVGCFVVGMILTPPDVFSQTMLAVPMWILFELGLVACALVHSKAGVPTT, via the coding sequence ATGAGCATCGCCCTGGACCCAGCGGCACACATGCCGCTCACCGGGCACCTGCGCGAACTGCGCAAGCGCCTGGTGCGCTGCCTGCTATTGGTCGCGGTAGTGTTCGCCGGCCTGTTCCCTTTCGCCCAACAGCTCTACACACTGATTTCCGAACCGCTGCGCCGCTTCCTCCCGGAAGGCGCCAGCATGATCGCCACCAGTGTCACCTCGCCCTTTCTCACACCGTTCAAGCTGACGGCGATGTGCGCGCTGTTCCTGGCCATGCCGCTGCTGCTGCACCAGGCCTGGGGCTTCCTTGCGCCGGGCCTTTACCGGCGCGAACGGCGCATCGCCCTGCCCTTGCTGGTGTCGAGCATCGTGCTGTTCTACGCCGGCATGGCCTTCGCGTTCTACCTGGTATTCCCCATGATGTTCGGTTTCTTTGCCAGCGTGACGCCCGATGGCGTGGCGATGATGACGGACATCAGCCAGTACCTGGATTTCATCATGGCGCTGTTCCTGGCGTTCGGCCTGGCGTTCGAAATCCCAGTGGCAACGTTCATCGTGGTGTGGGTGGGGCTGGCCGATGTGGCCACGTTGCGGCGTAGCAGGCCCTACGTGATCGTTGGGTGCTTTGTGGTGGGGATGATTCTTACACCGCCGGACGTGTTTTCGCAGACGATGCTGGCAGTGCCCATGTGGATACTGTTCGAACTGGGCCTGGTGGCCTGCGCGCTGGTCCACAGCAAGGCGGGTGTGCCGACAACGTGA
- the gspK gene encoding type II secretion system minor pseudopilin GspK, giving the protein MGGKRQQGAALLMVLVVLAMLAAGMAWLVEDGRRQVDDVQLLRQRVQVRAMEQAGLAYAEQALRDPAWRLSPLFWQALRGQPLKYDFGAGQAQLRVYDQHTCFNVNALLGDDGERAERQLRRLLGDNMAAQRLVDALADWLDSDSDARLQGAESAQYLRQQPPRLAANQPMLDTSELNLLLEPDASRQHRYPMLCALPQTTGWRLNANAVGLEHLPLLEALYEGRYPRSLLSRIVSGRPASGYVDAAALRQALGAVDDETFERLSEGLLLNSGHFQLQLSFEEQGRTIRSAFELEAVGVVQWHARVPAQQVRVKSRAPMVW; this is encoded by the coding sequence ATGGGTGGCAAGCGACAGCAGGGCGCCGCACTGCTGATGGTGTTGGTGGTACTGGCGATGCTCGCGGCGGGGATGGCCTGGCTGGTGGAGGATGGGCGGCGTCAGGTCGATGACGTGCAGTTGCTGCGCCAGCGGGTACAGGTGCGGGCCATGGAACAGGCTGGCCTGGCCTATGCCGAGCAGGCCTTGCGTGACCCCGCCTGGCGGCTCAGCCCGCTGTTCTGGCAGGCGCTGCGGGGGCAACCGCTGAAATACGACTTTGGCGCCGGCCAGGCCCAGCTGCGGGTGTACGACCAGCACACCTGTTTCAACGTCAATGCGCTGTTGGGGGATGACGGTGAACGTGCCGAACGCCAGCTACGGCGTTTGCTGGGTGACAACATGGCCGCCCAGCGTCTGGTCGACGCCTTGGCAGACTGGCTCGACAGCGACAGCGATGCGCGCCTGCAGGGGGCCGAAAGTGCTCAGTATCTGCGCCAGCAGCCGCCTCGTCTGGCGGCCAACCAGCCGATGCTCGATACCAGTGAGTTGAACCTGCTGCTCGAGCCAGATGCCTCGCGCCAGCACCGTTATCCAATGTTGTGTGCGTTGCCGCAGACCACCGGCTGGCGCCTGAATGCCAATGCCGTAGGGCTGGAGCATCTGCCATTGCTCGAAGCGCTTTATGAAGGGCGGTATCCCCGTTCGTTGCTCAGCCGCATCGTCAGTGGTCGGCCGGCGTCGGGCTATGTAGATGCTGCGGCATTGCGCCAGGCGCTGGGGGCGGTGGACGACGAAACATTCGAACGGTTGAGCGAGGGGTTGCTGCTCAACAGTGGGCATTTTCAGTTGCAGCTTTCGTTCGAAGAACAGGGCAGGACGATACGCAGCGCGTTTGAGCTGGAGGCCGTGGGGGTGGTGCAGTGGCATGCACGGGTGCCGGCGCAGCAGGTGCGGGTGAAGAGTCGGGCGCCGATGGTCTGGTGA